In one Columba livia isolate bColLiv1 breed racing homer chromosome 23, bColLiv1.pat.W.v2, whole genome shotgun sequence genomic region, the following are encoded:
- the LOC102086417 gene encoding feather keratin 1 isoform X1 has product MTVNLGQCWSTIKASPNTQSLTQFSQHFLLEDQVQLQPQDMSCYNQCLPCQPCGPTPLANSCNEPCVQQCQDSRVVIEPPAVVVTLPGPILTSFPQNTAVGSSTSAAVGSILSSQGVPINSGGFGLSGLGSGICGTRCLPC; this is encoded by the exons ATGACTGTGAAcctggggcagtgctggagcactATAAAAGCCAGCCCAAATACCCAGTCTCTCACCCAGTTCTCTCAACACTTTCTCCTTGAGGATCAG gtgcagctccagccacaagacatgtcctgctacaaccagtgcctgccctgccagccctgcggcccaaccccgctggccaacagctgcaatgagccctgtgtccagcagtgccaggactccagAGTTGTCATCGAGCCCCCAgctgtggtggtgaccctgcctggCCCAATCCTCACCTCCTTCCCGCAGAACACCGCCgtgggctcctccacctccgctgctgttggcagcatcctcagctctcagGGAGTGCCCATCAACTCCGGGGGCTTTGGTCTGTCTGGCCTGGGCAGCGGCATCTGCGGCACAAGGTGCCTGCCCTGCTAA
- the LOC102086417 gene encoding feather keratin 1 isoform X2 codes for MSCYNQCLPCQPCGPTPLANSCNEPCVQQCQDSRVVIEPPAVVVTLPGPILTSFPQNTAVGSSTSAAVGSILSSQGVPINSGGFGLSGLGSGICGTRCLPC; via the coding sequence atgtcctgctacaaccagtgcctgccctgccagccctgcggcccaaccccgctggccaacagctgcaatgagccctgtgtccagcagtgccaggactccagAGTTGTCATCGAGCCCCCAgctgtggtggtgaccctgcctggCCCAATCCTCACCTCCTTCCCGCAGAACACCGCCgtgggctcctccacctccgctgctgttggcagcatcctcagctctcagGGAGTGCCCATCAACTCCGGGGGCTTTGGTCTGTCTGGCCTGGGCAGCGGCATCTGCGGCACAAGGTGCCTGCCCTGCTAA